In Clostridium sporogenes, one genomic interval encodes:
- a CDS encoding ArsR/SmtB family transcription factor, whose protein sequence is MDNDYAKYNDMAELLKVLSHPVRICIVKGLLEKGECNVSHMQNCLGMPQSTISQHLQKLKSAGIIEGDRNGLQINYHVSNKKAEQLIKILLNE, encoded by the coding sequence ATGGATAATGATTATGCAAAATATAATGATATGGCGGAACTTTTAAAAGTTCTATCCCACCCAGTTAGGATATGTATAGTGAAAGGACTTTTAGAAAAAGGAGAATGTAATGTAAGTCATATGCAAAATTGTTTAGGCATGCCTCAATCTACTATATCTCAACACTTACAAAAACTAAAAAGTGCAGGGATAATAGAAGGGGATAGAAATGGACTTCAAATAAATTATCATGTTTCTAATAAAAAAGCAGAACAATTGATAAAAATTTTGCTTAATGAGTAA
- a CDS encoding metallophosphoesterase → MSLYAISDLHLAFNEDKPMDIFGDKWFMHHERIKENWENKITKDDTVLIAGDISWSMKIEDGLYDLEWIHNLKGRKILIKGNHDYWWSSINKLNKLYEDMNFIQNNFFIYENYAICGTRGWNPKPSDNFTTHDEKIYRRELIRLRLSLDAAKKAGMEKFIVMLHYPATNDKFEDSPITELLKEYNVEKVIYGHLHGISTTRSLEGLRDGIEYYLTSCDHINFNPVKII, encoded by the coding sequence GTGAGCTTATATGCAATATCAGACTTACATTTAGCTTTTAATGAAGATAAGCCCATGGATATATTCGGTGATAAGTGGTTTATGCATCATGAGAGAATAAAAGAAAATTGGGAAAATAAAATAACTAAAGATGATACTGTTCTTATAGCCGGAGATATTTCTTGGTCTATGAAAATAGAAGATGGCTTATATGATTTAGAATGGATTCATAATTTAAAGGGAAGAAAAATTTTAATAAAAGGTAATCATGATTATTGGTGGAGTTCTATAAATAAATTAAATAAATTATATGAGGATATGAATTTTATACAAAATAATTTTTTTATATATGAAAATTATGCTATATGCGGAACAAGAGGCTGGAATCCTAAGCCATCAGATAATTTTACTACTCATGATGAAAAAATATATAGAAGAGAGCTTATAAGATTAAGACTATCACTAGATGCAGCAAAAAAAGCGGGAATGGAAAAATTTATAGTGATGTTACATTATCCTGCTACTAATGATAAATTTGAAGATTCACCAATAACTGAACTTTTAAAGGAATATAATGTAGAGAAGGTTATATACGGACATTTACATGGAATAAGTACAACTAGGTCACTAGAAGGGTTAAGAGATGGAATAGAATACTATTTAACTTCCTGTGATCATATAAATTTTAATCCCGTAAAGATTATTTAA
- a CDS encoding EscU/YscU/HrcU family type III secretion system export apparatus switch protein — MNERKKAAALKYEESYTSPVVTAAGMGYVADKILEKASEEKVPIVYDKELANLLTNIDIGDSIPYELYDAVAKVIAYVMEIDERIK, encoded by the coding sequence TTGAATGAAAGAAAAAAGGCTGCAGCTTTAAAGTATGAGGAAAGTTACACATCCCCAGTGGTTACTGCTGCTGGTATGGGATATGTAGCAGATAAAATTTTAGAAAAAGCTTCAGAAGAGAAGGTACCTATAGTTTATGACAAGGAATTAGCAAATCTTTTAACTAATATAGATATAGGCGATTCTATACCCTATGAATTATATGATGCAGTAGCAAAAGTAATAGCATATGTTATGGAAATAGATGAGAGAATAAAATAA